The Cloacibacterium caeni region TGACGGGAATTCTTCACATGGGACACATGCTGAACAATACCATTCAAGATGTTTTGGTAAGAAGAGCCAGAATGCAAGGGTTTAATGCACTTTGGGTTCCGGGAACAGACCACGCTTCTATCGCTACTGAAGCTAAAGTGGTAGCAAAACTGAAATCTGAAGGAATTAATAAGTCTGATATTACACGAGATGAATTTTTAGTTCACGCTTGGGATTGGACGCATAAATATGGCGGAACAATACTTGAACAGTTAAAGAAATTAGGTTGTTCTTGTGATTGGGACAGAACCCGTTTCACAATGGAACCGAAACTATCTGCTCAAGTCATCAAATCTTTCGTTGATTTATACAATAAAGGTTTGATTTACAGAGGTTATAGAATGGTGAACTGGGATCCAGAAGCCAAAACCAATATTTCTGATGAAGAGGTAATTTATAAAGAACTCAATGGGAAACTTTGGTACCTTAAATATAAAATTGAAGGTTCTGAAGAGTTTATTTCTGTGGCAACGACTCGTCCAGAAACTATTTTCGGTGACGTTGCTGTTTGTATAAATCCTAACGATGAAAAATATGCTCATCTGAAAGGCAAAAATGTAATCGTTCCGATTGTAAATAGAGTCATTCCAATTATTGAAGATGAATATGTAGACATGGAATTCGGAACTGGAGCGTTGAAAATCACTCCTGCGCATGATATTAATGACTACGAAATAGGGCAAAAGCATAATTTGCCAATGATTGATTCTTTAGATGACGATGGTAAACTGAATGAACACGGATTACATTACAACGGAAAAGACAGATTCGAGGTTAGGAAACTGATTGCTAAAGAGTTAGAAGAAAATAATCTTTTGGTAAAAGCCGAAGATTATGTAAATAAAGTAGGAACTTCTGAGAGAACTGGAGCTGTGATTGAACCAAAAATCTCTCAACAATGGTTCCTGAAAATGTCTGAAATTGCGAAGCCAGCTTTGGATGTAGTAATGAATGATGAGGTGAAATTCCACCCAGAAAAATTTAAAAATACATACAGACATTGGATGGAAAACATCCGTGATTGGAATATTTCTCGTCAATTGTGGTGGGGCCAACAAATTCCAGCGTATTATTACGGAGAAGGAAGTGAGGATTATGTAGTTGCCGAAAATATAGAAGAAGCTTTGGTTTTAGCCAAAGAAAAAACCAACAACCAACAACTAACAACTGACAACTTAAAACAAGACGAAGACGCTCTAGATACATGGTTCTCTTCTTGGTTGTGGCCAATGTCCGTTTTTGATGGAATGTTAGACGAAAACAATGAAGACATCAAGTATTATTATCCGACTTCTGACTTGGTAACTGGTCCAGATATTATTTTCTTCTGGGTTGCCAGAATGATTATGGCAGGATTAGAATTTAAAGGCGAAGTTCCTTTTAAAAATGTATATTTTACAGGAATTGTAAGGGATAAGCAACGCCGAAAAATGTCTAAATCGCTTGGAAATTCTCCTGATCCAATAGAATTGATTGAAAAATATGGTGCAGATGGTGTAAGAGTAGGAATTTTAT contains the following coding sequences:
- a CDS encoding valine--tRNA ligase; its protein translation is MQISEKYNPQETEQKWYNYWLENNYFHSTPDNRPPYTIVIPPPNVTGILHMGHMLNNTIQDVLVRRARMQGFNALWVPGTDHASIATEAKVVAKLKSEGINKSDITRDEFLVHAWDWTHKYGGTILEQLKKLGCSCDWDRTRFTMEPKLSAQVIKSFVDLYNKGLIYRGYRMVNWDPEAKTNISDEEVIYKELNGKLWYLKYKIEGSEEFISVATTRPETIFGDVAVCINPNDEKYAHLKGKNVIVPIVNRVIPIIEDEYVDMEFGTGALKITPAHDINDYEIGQKHNLPMIDSLDDDGKLNEHGLHYNGKDRFEVRKLIAKELEENNLLVKAEDYVNKVGTSERTGAVIEPKISQQWFLKMSEIAKPALDVVMNDEVKFHPEKFKNTYRHWMENIRDWNISRQLWWGQQIPAYYYGEGSEDYVVAENIEEALVLAKEKTNNQQLTTDNLKQDEDALDTWFSSWLWPMSVFDGMLDENNEDIKYYYPTSDLVTGPDIIFFWVARMIMAGLEFKGEVPFKNVYFTGIVRDKQRRKMSKSLGNSPDPIELIEKYGADGVRVGILLSSAAGNDLLFDEDLMLQGRNFATKIWNAFRLIQGWKKEDKPANEADLQTIEWFGNQMNKTIADINDQFSKFRISDALHLIYKLIWDDFCAWYLEAIKPNYGEGISQEVYDKTIVYFEELMRLLHPFMPFLTEELYQAIAERSTEEALVIAQQKKAEPFCEENIKAFETAKELISGVRNYRQSKGISPREAVELFTNAVAFENEAVVKKLANISEINFGNKTDKPSFTFLVGATEVSIPLSENLDLEEEKAKTEEELKYLKGFLISVEKKLSNEKFVAGAPAQVVENERKKQKDAQDKIAILEEKLKTL